In Oceanidesulfovibrio indonesiensis, a single window of DNA contains:
- a CDS encoding Hpt domain-containing protein: MDHLETTETLARLGGDAQLLGELYAAFSLDAPSKLEKLGNALARNDHAEARKQAHALKGAAAAVGALQTRALAERLEKTVHDLTEAEADSLQAELAHEVRATIQAMDQSAKKATK, translated from the coding sequence ATGGACCATCTCGAAACCACGGAAACCCTGGCGCGACTGGGGGGGGATGCACAACTGCTCGGCGAACTCTATGCCGCATTCAGCCTGGATGCACCAAGCAAACTCGAAAAGCTCGGGAACGCCCTCGCCAGGAACGACCATGCTGAAGCACGCAAGCAGGCCCATGCGCTCAAGGGCGCTGCCGCCGCCGTCGGCGCGCTCCAGACCCGCGCCCTGGCCGAGCGTCTGGAAAAGACCGTGCATGATCTGACCGAGGCAGAGGCTGACTCCCTGCAAGCCGAACTTGCCCACGAGGTGCGAGCCACGATCCAGGCCATGGACCAATCCGCAAAAAAAGCAACAAAATGA
- a CDS encoding TIGR00269 family protein: MKCSRCKEPAQIALPSHHAGFCEPCFLDFFRRQLERGIRKQKLFDHSDSILLAISGGKDSLGLARELKALGYNVTGLHVDLGIPESSRKARAVVEAFCTKHDVPLEVVALEDEGIPIPDVKRRIRRPVCSVCGKVKRYYFNKLARDRGFTVLATGHNLDDEVARLFANTLRWDAAYLSDQGPFLPAEDGFARKVKPLWRLSEYETAAYCFFTGIEYHMAPCPYSEGASFTRHKKLLADLEDASPGQKLSFYQSFLESGRPAFATSEAEHGIALSPCTQCGYPTSAHLCGVCRVRDALGSPDSAHSRESGA; this comes from the coding sequence ATGAAATGCAGTCGCTGCAAGGAACCGGCCCAGATCGCCCTGCCCAGTCACCACGCAGGGTTCTGCGAACCATGCTTCCTGGATTTTTTTCGTCGCCAGCTTGAACGCGGCATTCGCAAGCAGAAGCTCTTCGACCATTCGGACTCCATCCTCCTCGCCATTTCCGGCGGCAAGGATTCCCTCGGCCTGGCGCGTGAACTCAAGGCATTGGGCTACAACGTCACCGGCTTGCACGTGGATCTGGGCATACCGGAGTCCTCTCGCAAGGCCCGGGCCGTGGTGGAGGCCTTCTGCACCAAGCACGACGTGCCCTTGGAGGTGGTCGCCCTGGAGGACGAAGGCATACCCATCCCGGACGTCAAACGCCGTATCCGCAGGCCGGTCTGCTCCGTGTGCGGCAAGGTCAAGCGCTACTACTTCAACAAGCTGGCCAGAGACCGCGGCTTCACAGTTCTGGCCACGGGCCACAACCTAGACGACGAGGTCGCCAGGCTTTTTGCCAACACCCTGCGCTGGGACGCGGCGTATCTTTCCGACCAGGGGCCGTTTCTGCCGGCAGAGGACGGCTTCGCCCGCAAGGTCAAACCGCTGTGGCGGCTCTCGGAATACGAAACCGCGGCATACTGCTTCTTCACCGGCATCGAGTACCACATGGCCCCGTGCCCATACTCCGAAGGTGCGAGCTTCACCCGGCACAAAAAGCTGCTCGCCGACCTCGAGGATGCTTCGCCCGGCCAGAAGCTGTCCTTTTACCAGAGCTTCCTGGAATCCGGCCGACCGGCCTTCGCCACCAGCGAGGCCGAGCACGGCATTGCGCTCTCGCCCTGCACCCAGTGCGGCTATCCCACCAGCGCCCATCTGTGCGGGGTGTGCCGCGTGCGCGACGCGCTTGGCTCTCCGGATTCTGCCCATTCCAGGGAGTCCGGGGCGTGA
- a CDS encoding glycosyltransferase, whose translation MNQPPAVSVLLPVRNAAPTLPRALDSLLAQSHADIEIVAVDDGSTDETPAILRRAAAADPRIVVESIPPLGLVPALNRGLELCRSDLVARMDGDDVCQPDRLAKQKELLDERPGLGVASCLVLFGGDAEASAGYAFHVDWCNNHITEQDIALHRFQESPLPHPSVMFRKSIILDAGGYRDGAFPEDYELWLRLMDRGVRIAKVPEFLLTWSDPPDRLSRVDARYDVDAFYAVKAQYLARWLERENPFHPAVTIIGAGRVSRKRADLLEAHGVSIEAYVDIDPRKVGKAVHGRPVIHRDELGGPGSRFAVSYVASRGAASDIEEFLQARGWVAGRDYILAA comes from the coding sequence GTGAACCAGCCCCCCGCGGTGAGCGTGTTGCTCCCCGTGCGCAACGCCGCACCCACGCTCCCTCGCGCTCTCGACAGCCTGCTCGCGCAATCCCATGCGGACATCGAGATCGTCGCCGTGGATGACGGCTCCACGGACGAAACACCGGCCATCCTGCGCCGGGCGGCGGCCGCGGACCCGCGCATCGTCGTGGAGTCCATCCCGCCGCTGGGGCTCGTCCCCGCCCTGAACCGCGGGCTCGAATTGTGCCGCTCAGACCTTGTGGCGCGCATGGACGGCGACGATGTCTGCCAGCCAGACCGCCTCGCCAAACAAAAGGAACTGCTCGACGAAAGGCCGGGACTGGGCGTGGCAAGCTGTCTGGTCCTCTTCGGGGGCGATGCCGAAGCCTCTGCCGGCTACGCGTTCCATGTGGACTGGTGCAACAACCACATAACGGAACAGGACATTGCTCTGCACCGCTTCCAGGAATCCCCGCTGCCGCACCCGTCCGTCATGTTCCGCAAGTCCATTATTCTGGACGCCGGCGGCTACCGGGACGGCGCATTTCCCGAGGATTACGAGCTGTGGCTGCGTCTCATGGATCGCGGCGTTCGCATTGCCAAGGTGCCGGAGTTCCTGCTCACCTGGAGCGACCCGCCGGACCGGCTCTCACGAGTGGACGCGCGCTACGACGTGGACGCTTTCTACGCGGTCAAGGCGCAGTATCTGGCGCGCTGGCTCGAACGGGAGAATCCTTTCCACCCCGCAGTGACCATCATCGGCGCCGGTCGGGTGAGCCGCAAACGGGCCGACCTGCTCGAAGCCCATGGCGTTTCCATCGAGGCGTATGTGGATATCGACCCGCGCAAAGTTGGTAAGGCCGTGCATGGCCGACCGGTCATCCACCGCGACGAGCTGGGCGGGCCGGGATCGCGTTTCGCCGTGTCCTACGTCGCCAGCCGCGGCGCGGCGTCCGACATCGAAGAGTTCCTGCAGGCAAGGGGATGGGTCGCGGGCCGGGATTACATTCTGGCCGCCTAG
- a CDS encoding ComEC/Rec2 family competence protein has product MDRPALVPLLGWQQLLLAALAGFLAPSSLWAGVLGLVVLLWFIAGSRGMGRGRRLAMTVGAVCVFGFGWLWAGHVQNMRTADVSAPPAWLEAGEKVRVRGRIAEAVTRPGLRLRLVLQDVERIHEDGRIEPVSGGLRWTWINPDVIPAQGAGIEATLKLRPLSGFANDPDGDGYEAYWRNRGVAYTSFAVGERAEARLLSRGEALWETRLAVREKVFRHLIARGVRDDERTAGAGYPARQSVVSQGGAMTAALLLGERYFLDASTMELMGRADLRHTVALSGLHVACMALIGVVLAWLVGFVHPSVYLKVPRPRLAALLACVLAIVYVWLGGGSPSLVRASVMFLFFGVLLWMGRRSVIMDGLFLALAVICIASPLSVTDLRLVLSAASVAGIACIVPFLPGQAGRGNTAPSVSSATPSLGSTAFPWARRLGRYLLGFMIVTLAVHVATMPIRIWFFGDVPVNPLGNAVWLPLLGTVVMPLLVVGLGLTLLPWSWTLAQTAAERVLDLGASILDAMIGGLAWLDRLGAFPEMAVLRPTWPSWAGWWMVLVVALLWLDRRRSGRDRLPRGWQALACAGLLLLVGPPALAGVEAARYKAVSLTVLDVGQGQSLLIEGPGGVRALFDGGGFRSEFFDAGEHVVSPHLTRNRLPHLRFAMVSHGHTDHLKGLLHPLSAFRVGGFVRSDGPVSSRQEREQLAAILEKRKLPVRIAYAGDVIELSEGVTFDVVHPGREFDSGSSLNDSSLALRLMWHGRPLALMAGDVETKAIRAMVDSGRDLAADILVAPHHGGKSSVDVDFYGAVKPRLAVASVGRLNQWNLPSEEFVSAMRQLDVPLYTTAEHGAVTITWSTPDSDPIIQTIRSEASIE; this is encoded by the coding sequence ATGGACCGCCCGGCGCTCGTCCCGCTCCTCGGCTGGCAGCAGCTTCTGCTTGCCGCGCTCGCCGGCTTTCTGGCGCCGTCGTCGCTGTGGGCGGGCGTGCTGGGGCTCGTGGTGCTGCTCTGGTTCATAGCCGGAAGCAGAGGGATGGGGCGCGGCCGGCGCCTCGCCATGACGGTGGGCGCAGTCTGCGTGTTTGGTTTCGGCTGGTTGTGGGCCGGCCATGTGCAAAACATGCGGACCGCCGATGTCTCCGCGCCTCCAGCCTGGTTGGAGGCCGGGGAAAAGGTGCGGGTGCGCGGGCGAATCGCCGAGGCCGTGACCAGACCGGGCCTGCGTCTGCGCCTGGTGTTGCAGGATGTGGAGCGCATCCACGAGGACGGCCGCATCGAGCCAGTGTCCGGCGGCCTGCGCTGGACCTGGATCAACCCCGACGTCATCCCGGCCCAAGGGGCAGGCATCGAGGCCACGCTCAAGCTGCGTCCGCTCTCAGGTTTCGCCAACGATCCGGACGGCGACGGGTACGAAGCGTACTGGCGCAACCGCGGTGTCGCATACACCAGCTTTGCCGTGGGCGAGCGTGCAGAAGCCAGATTGCTTTCGCGCGGCGAGGCGTTGTGGGAAACACGGCTGGCCGTGCGGGAGAAAGTATTTCGCCACCTCATCGCCCGGGGTGTCAGGGACGATGAGCGAACCGCAGGGGCAGGCTACCCGGCGCGGCAATCCGTAGTGTCCCAGGGCGGGGCCATGACCGCGGCGCTGCTTCTGGGCGAACGCTACTTTCTGGACGCGTCCACCATGGAGCTCATGGGCCGGGCCGACCTTCGTCACACCGTGGCTTTGTCCGGCCTGCACGTGGCATGTATGGCGCTCATAGGTGTGGTTCTGGCCTGGCTCGTCGGATTCGTTCATCCGAGCGTGTATCTGAAAGTTCCGCGTCCGCGTCTGGCGGCGCTTCTGGCCTGCGTTCTCGCCATCGTCTACGTCTGGCTCGGGGGCGGGTCGCCCTCGCTGGTCCGCGCTTCGGTAATGTTTTTGTTCTTCGGCGTGCTGTTGTGGATGGGCCGGCGTTCAGTGATCATGGACGGCCTGTTCCTTGCCCTCGCGGTCATCTGCATCGCATCGCCGCTTTCCGTCACGGACCTGCGGCTCGTGCTCTCCGCCGCGAGCGTGGCCGGCATCGCCTGCATCGTGCCGTTCCTGCCCGGGCAGGCAGGGCGCGGCAATACTGCGCCGAGCGTTTCCTCGGCAACCCCTTCACTCGGTTCGACTGCATTTCCATGGGCCCGGCGTCTGGGCCGATATCTGCTGGGATTCATGATTGTTACGTTGGCTGTGCACGTTGCGACCATGCCGATACGAATCTGGTTTTTCGGAGACGTGCCGGTCAATCCGTTGGGCAACGCCGTGTGGTTGCCGCTCCTGGGCACGGTGGTCATGCCTTTGCTCGTGGTCGGCCTGGGGCTGACCTTGCTGCCGTGGTCGTGGACGTTGGCGCAGACAGCGGCGGAGCGCGTGCTCGACCTGGGAGCCTCCATCCTGGACGCGATGATCGGCGGGCTCGCATGGCTGGACAGGCTCGGCGCTTTCCCGGAAATGGCCGTGCTCCGGCCCACGTGGCCGTCCTGGGCCGGGTGGTGGATGGTGCTCGTGGTCGCGTTGCTCTGGCTGGACAGACGGCGTTCCGGCAGGGACCGTCTGCCGCGGGGGTGGCAGGCGCTGGCTTGCGCGGGTTTACTGCTTCTGGTCGGCCCCCCTGCGCTGGCGGGCGTCGAGGCGGCGCGGTACAAAGCCGTCTCACTCACGGTGCTCGATGTGGGCCAGGGGCAGTCCCTGCTCATCGAAGGGCCTGGTGGTGTGCGGGCGTTGTTCGACGGCGGCGGGTTCCGTTCCGAGTTTTTCGATGCCGGCGAGCACGTGGTCTCCCCTCACCTCACCCGCAATCGCCTGCCGCACCTCCGGTTCGCCATGGTCAGCCACGGACATACGGACCACCTCAAGGGATTGCTCCATCCGCTGTCAGCGTTCCGCGTCGGCGGATTCGTGCGCAGTGACGGGCCAGTGTCCTCGCGACAAGAACGGGAACAGCTCGCCGCAATATTGGAAAAACGGAAGCTGCCGGTGCGGATTGCATACGCGGGCGACGTCATCGAATTGTCCGAAGGGGTGACCTTCGACGTGGTGCATCCAGGGCGGGAGTTCGACAGTGGCTCGTCGCTCAACGATTCGTCCCTGGCGCTGCGGCTCATGTGGCACGGCCGGCCGCTGGCGCTGATGGCCGGAGATGTGGAGACCAAGGCAATACGGGCCATGGTGGATTCGGGCCGCGACCTCGCTGCCGATATCCTGGTCGCGCCGCACCATGGCGGTAAATCCAGCGTGGATGTGGACTTCTACGGCGCCGTGAAGCCGCGGCTGGCCGTGGCGAGTGTGGGCCGGCTCAACCAGTGGAACCTGCCGAGCGAGGAATTCGTCAGCGCCATGCGCCAGCTGGATGTGCCGCTGTACACCACGGCCGAACACGGGGCGGTGACAATCACCTGGAGCACGCCGGACAGCGATCCGATTATTCAGACTATTCGCAGCGAAGCGTCAATCGAGTAG
- the murA gene encoding UDP-N-acetylglucosamine 1-carboxyvinyltransferase, whose product MDILIVEGNGPLNGTVPISGSKNAALPILIASLLMEGPVYYTNVPRLRDIGTTLKLLEVLGCPADMDEAGNVTAQPCEIAYQAPYELVRTMRASALCLGPLLARLGRASVALPGGCAIGARPVDMHLTALEKMGATFNLDAGYIEGFTDGLKGAHIAFPFPTVGGTENLLMAASLAEGTTVLENAAREPEVCDLAEFLIQCGARITGHGTSEITIEGVPTLRQPENASYRIMSDRIEAGTYMAAACITRGEVLLKDCPVESMEAVIAAFEDMGAKMDAREDGLFVSAKEKLSCVDVKTLPYPGFPTDMQAQIMAVMTMAEGSGVIEETIFENRYMHVQELVRMGARIKLSGRTAFVRGVEGLTGAPVMASDLRASASLVVAALAAHGVTAIRRIYHLDRGYENIDAKLNAVGAKVRREQE is encoded by the coding sequence ATGGACATACTCATCGTCGAGGGCAACGGACCTCTCAATGGTACCGTGCCTATCAGCGGTTCCAAGAACGCAGCCCTGCCAATCCTCATCGCCTCGCTGCTCATGGAAGGGCCGGTCTACTATACGAACGTGCCCCGGCTGCGGGACATTGGCACCACTCTCAAGCTGCTCGAAGTGCTTGGCTGCCCTGCGGACATGGACGAGGCCGGCAACGTGACCGCCCAGCCCTGCGAGATCGCCTACCAGGCCCCGTACGAGCTGGTCCGCACCATGCGCGCTTCGGCGCTGTGTCTGGGGCCGCTGCTCGCCCGGCTTGGGCGGGCGTCCGTGGCATTGCCCGGTGGCTGCGCTATCGGTGCCCGGCCCGTGGATATGCACCTGACAGCCCTGGAAAAAATGGGCGCGACCTTCAATCTGGACGCCGGCTACATAGAGGGCTTCACCGACGGCCTCAAGGGCGCGCATATCGCCTTCCCCTTCCCCACGGTGGGGGGAACCGAGAATCTGCTGATGGCCGCGAGTCTTGCAGAGGGCACCACCGTGCTGGAAAACGCGGCCCGCGAGCCCGAAGTCTGCGACCTGGCCGAATTCCTCATCCAATGCGGAGCCAGAATCACCGGCCACGGCACCAGCGAAATCACCATCGAGGGCGTGCCCACGCTCAGACAGCCGGAAAACGCGTCGTACCGCATCATGTCCGACCGCATCGAGGCCGGCACCTACATGGCCGCGGCGTGCATCACCAGGGGCGAGGTGCTGCTCAAGGATTGTCCGGTGGAGAGCATGGAGGCCGTCATTGCCGCCTTCGAAGATATGGGCGCGAAGATGGATGCGCGCGAGGACGGACTCTTCGTATCCGCCAAAGAAAAGCTCTCCTGCGTGGATGTGAAGACACTCCCGTACCCGGGCTTCCCTACGGACATGCAGGCCCAGATCATGGCAGTGATGACCATGGCTGAAGGCTCCGGAGTGATAGAAGAAACCATCTTCGAGAACCGCTACATGCATGTGCAGGAACTGGTGCGCATGGGGGCGCGGATCAAGCTTTCCGGCCGCACGGCGTTTGTTCGCGGCGTGGAGGGACTGACCGGCGCGCCCGTCATGGCTTCTGACCTGCGCGCGAGTGCATCCCTGGTGGTGGCGGCTCTTGCGGCCCATGGCGTGACGGCAATCCGCCGCATCTACCACCTGGACCGCGGCTACGAGAATATTGACGCCAAACTCAACGCCGTGGGCGCGAAGGTGCGGCGCGAGCAGGAGTAG
- the murJ gene encoding murein biosynthesis integral membrane protein MurJ: MDEAAQDTQAGPHEAGNDGMRGLARRASSVAAATMGSRLLGFMRDILIASVLGAGPLADVFLAAFRFPLVVRRFFSEGALNLSVLPALAQRQAESGWEGAQALARSFLLRIALWMVPLLVLVFAAARPVAELAAPGFDAIQTDRMAGLLRLMLPYLVCIVWVALLAAVCNFRDRFFLPAAIPAVFNVCIIAGGGLAVFAGWDAAVAMAACVSLAGAAQFAVLAPACRRLGFSLRGRANIRDPEAGVMIRRLGPVLLGSSSFQIMIVAATILATELASGSVGAIYFADRIIHFPLGIVGAAVATATLPSLAAHHAGNRRAEFRRAWQDGVTLALFLTLPATAGLLALSGPIASLLFERGAFDAQAAEATARTLRGFTIGLPALAASRALVSVLFAGNMIRQAVAASLAGVLCFTVLAWPAMAWQGPAGLAAAGAVASWVVFLVQARAVSAHDGAGQESAWRAIMRRASMPLVLSVGVFFAAWGACDALPQSWERWSVLALAPLCGAGYMVAALRLNVAEARALLQALRGRKGGSRSV, translated from the coding sequence ATGGATGAAGCAGCCCAGGATACCCAAGCCGGACCGCACGAGGCGGGCAACGACGGCATGCGGGGGCTCGCCAGGAGAGCTTCCAGCGTAGCCGCCGCAACCATGGGCAGCCGGCTGCTGGGTTTCATGCGGGACATCCTCATCGCCTCGGTCCTCGGAGCAGGTCCTCTTGCAGATGTTTTTCTGGCGGCGTTTCGGTTCCCTCTCGTGGTCCGTCGCTTCTTTTCCGAAGGCGCCCTGAACCTCAGCGTGCTGCCTGCGCTGGCGCAGCGGCAGGCCGAATCCGGCTGGGAAGGCGCTCAGGCCCTGGCGCGGTCCTTTCTACTGCGCATTGCTCTGTGGATGGTTCCCCTGCTCGTACTCGTTTTCGCGGCGGCGCGTCCTGTCGCCGAACTCGCGGCCCCCGGGTTTGACGCCATACAGACTGACCGCATGGCCGGGCTGCTGCGGCTCATGCTCCCATATCTGGTGTGCATCGTCTGGGTGGCGCTGCTCGCGGCTGTGTGCAACTTCCGGGATCGCTTTTTCCTTCCTGCAGCCATTCCGGCGGTGTTCAATGTATGCATCATTGCGGGCGGCGGTCTCGCGGTGTTTGCGGGATGGGATGCGGCCGTGGCCATGGCGGCCTGCGTGAGCCTGGCAGGCGCGGCGCAGTTCGCCGTTCTCGCTCCCGCGTGCCGAAGGCTCGGCTTTTCCCTGCGGGGGCGGGCCAATATCCGCGACCCCGAGGCCGGAGTCATGATCAGACGTCTCGGCCCGGTGCTGCTCGGTTCCTCCTCGTTCCAGATAATGATCGTGGCCGCCACCATACTCGCTACGGAGCTTGCGTCCGGCTCGGTGGGCGCAATCTATTTCGCGGACAGGATCATACATTTTCCTCTGGGGATCGTAGGCGCTGCCGTGGCCACGGCGACCCTGCCGTCACTCGCAGCGCACCACGCCGGGAATCGTCGTGCAGAGTTTCGTCGCGCCTGGCAGGACGGCGTGACCCTCGCGTTGTTTCTCACGCTGCCGGCCACAGCCGGGCTTCTGGCTTTGAGCGGTCCGATAGCCTCGCTGCTGTTCGAGCGTGGCGCTTTCGACGCCCAGGCTGCCGAGGCCACGGCGCGCACTCTGCGCGGTTTCACCATCGGCCTGCCTGCCCTGGCAGCGAGCCGCGCGCTGGTGAGCGTGCTCTTCGCCGGAAATATGATCCGGCAGGCCGTGGCGGCGTCTCTTGCCGGAGTGCTCTGCTTTACCGTGCTGGCCTGGCCGGCCATGGCCTGGCAAGGGCCGGCGGGACTCGCCGCTGCAGGCGCTGTGGCGTCCTGGGTGGTGTTCCTTGTGCAGGCGCGGGCCGTTTCCGCGCACGATGGCGCAGGACAGGAATCGGCGTGGAGGGCGATCATGCGCCGCGCAAGCATGCCGCTTGTTCTGTCGGTCGGCGTATTTTTTGCGGCGTGGGGAGCGTGCGACGCATTGCCGCAATCGTGGGAGCGATGGTCGGTTCTGGCGCTGGCGCCGCTCTGCGGGGCAGGCTACATGGTGGCGGCGTTGCGACTCAACGTGGCCGAAGCGCGCGCCCTGCTGCAGGCGCTTCGTGGTCGGAAGGGAGGCTCCCGATCAGTGTGA